One genomic window of Alphaproteobacteria bacterium includes the following:
- a CDS encoding formate/nitrite transporter family protein, whose product MVRNDHSDLNAYKPDKAGLALLEELIPSILCNAHVCLAVWLSYAGRRVSGKVPAIIFPITTFVALRFEH is encoded by the coding sequence ATGGTCCGCAACGATCATTCCGACCTCAACGCCTACAAGCCGGACAAGGCCGGTCTGGCGTTGCTGGAGGAACTGATCCCCAGCATCCTCTGCAACGCGCACGTCTGTCTCGCAGTTTGGCTGAGTTATGCTGGGCGCCGGGTCAGCGGCAAAGTGCCGGCCATCATCTTTCCAATCACCACTTTCGTCGCGCTCCGCTTTGAGCATTAA
- a CDS encoding NAD/NADP octopine/nopaline dehydrogenase family protein, whose product MDIAVIGGGNGAYAAAADLAEQGHRIRLWRRDTAALAPLREAGGIELIDFRGQRQIPLALITSDAGEAVSGADLLVSPLPAFAQADVAHAIAPHLSSGQVIYLPPGTFGSCVMARAIADAGGPHDIAIAEAGTLPWLTRKAGAAAVAITTRATRLPSGVFPARRSDEAFAVLEQAFPTIERLKDGLDGALMNAGPIIHPPLILMNAGPIEYFEHWDIHNEGTQPAIRRVTDALDEERVAIREALGYGAPHFRLADHYDDSREEWMYGNAAHERLVDSGDWRESLDLIRHRYMREDVQYGLALLVSIGRWAGIETPIATGLLAIASATLNEDISTTGRTLELLELQLLTHENMKKFLKKGFA is encoded by the coding sequence ATGGATATCGCCGTCATCGGCGGCGGCAACGGTGCTTATGCCGCCGCCGCGGACCTTGCCGAGCAGGGACACCGAATCAGGCTCTGGCGCCGCGATACCGCGGCCTTGGCGCCGCTGCGCGAGGCCGGCGGCATCGAGCTGATCGATTTCCGCGGCCAGCGCCAAATTCCGCTGGCGTTGATCACCAGCGATGCCGGCGAAGCGGTTAGCGGCGCCGATCTTCTCGTCAGCCCCCTTCCCGCCTTCGCACAGGCGGACGTTGCCCACGCCATCGCGCCGCATCTCTCCTCGGGGCAAGTGATTTACCTGCCGCCAGGGACCTTCGGCTCCTGCGTGATGGCACGCGCGATCGCCGATGCCGGAGGGCCGCACGATATCGCCATTGCCGAGGCCGGCACCCTGCCATGGCTGACGCGCAAAGCCGGAGCCGCCGCCGTCGCCATCACCACGCGCGCAACGCGGCTGCCGAGCGGCGTTTTTCCCGCCCGGCGCTCTGACGAAGCCTTCGCCGTGCTCGAGCAGGCTTTCCCCACCATCGAGCGACTCAAGGACGGCCTCGACGGCGCCCTGATGAACGCCGGCCCCATCATCCATCCGCCGCTGATCCTAATGAATGCCGGGCCGATCGAGTATTTCGAGCATTGGGACATCCACAACGAAGGCACCCAGCCTGCCATCCGCCGCGTCACCGATGCACTCGACGAAGAGCGCGTGGCAATTCGCGAGGCGCTCGGCTACGGCGCGCCCCACTTCCGCCTGGCCGACCACTACGACGATTCCCGCGAAGAATGGATGTACGGCAATGCCGCGCACGAACGCCTAGTCGACAGCGGCGACTGGCGCGAATCCCTTGACCTAATACGCCACCGCTACATGCGCGAGGACGTGCAGTACGGTCTCGCCCTTCTGGTCTCGATTGGGCGCTGGGCGGGCATCGAAACACCGATCGCCACCGGGCTGTTAGCCATCGCCTCGGCCACCTTGAATGAGGATATTTCCACTACTGGTCGAACTCTTGAATTACTGGAACTTCAATTACTTACACATGAAAATATGAAGAAATTTCTCAAGAAAGGATTCGCGTGA
- a CDS encoding 3-hydroxybutyryl-CoA dehydrogenase: protein MTASTTIAVVGAGRMGRGLAHVFAYAGHQITLIDSKPRADAEHEALQAEAFADIERSLASLVEFGAMSAAKVPDILGRIAVVRDTGPLAAAEVVFEAVPETMDAKREALALISRHVPPEAIVASATSSMMVDELAAMIARPRRFLNAHWLNPAYLIPLVEISPGKETDASVVEYLEGLLKEVDKVPVVCAASPGFIVPRLQALAMNEAARLVEEGVATPAAIDTATRFGLGFRFAAMGVIEFIDWGGGDTLYRASEYLRDRLGAERYAPPESVRENMKSGAIGVKSGRGFYDYEGRDMDRYQKETLGRLLTLLHHHDLLKPPA, encoded by the coding sequence GTGACTGCATCGACGACTATCGCCGTGGTCGGCGCCGGGCGCATGGGCCGCGGGCTGGCCCATGTCTTCGCCTATGCCGGTCACCAGATCACACTGATCGACAGCAAGCCCCGCGCCGATGCCGAGCATGAGGCGCTACAGGCGGAGGCCTTCGCTGATATCGAGCGCAGCCTCGCCAGCCTTGTCGAATTCGGTGCCATGTCGGCGGCCAAGGTACCCGACATCCTGGGTCGCATTGCGGTCGTCCGGGACACGGGTCCTCTCGCGGCCGCCGAGGTGGTGTTTGAAGCAGTCCCAGAAACAATGGACGCCAAGCGCGAGGCCTTGGCACTAATTAGCCGCCACGTGCCGCCCGAAGCCATCGTCGCCTCGGCCACGTCAAGCATGATGGTTGACGAATTGGCGGCGATGATCGCGCGTCCGCGGCGCTTTCTCAACGCCCATTGGCTCAACCCGGCCTATCTCATCCCCTTAGTCGAGATCAGCCCCGGCAAGGAAACCGACGCGAGCGTCGTAGAATATCTCGAAGGCCTTCTAAAAGAGGTCGACAAGGTGCCCGTGGTCTGTGCCGCCTCGCCGGGCTTCATCGTGCCGCGGCTACAGGCGCTAGCCATGAACGAAGCGGCGCGCCTGGTCGAGGAGGGCGTGGCCACGCCCGCAGCCATCGATACCGCAACACGCTTCGGGCTCGGCTTCCGCTTCGCCGCCATGGGCGTGATCGAGTTCATCGACTGGGGCGGCGGCGACACCCTCTATCGGGCCAGCGAATATCTGCGCGACCGCCTCGGCGCCGAGCGCTATGCACCACCCGAGAGCGTGCGCGAGAACATGAAAAGCGGCGCTATCGGCGTCAAGAGCGGCCGAGGCTTCTACGACTATGAGGGCCGCGACATGGACAGATATCAAAAAGAAACGCTGGGCCGCCTCCTGACCCTGCTACATCATCACGACCTCTTGAAGCCTCCTGCTTAG
- a CDS encoding TRAP transporter large permease subunit: MEWLTTLALMLGMVVGLMALGVPVAFAFLIADLVGAWIFLGGPHGLGQLIGNAISSVTLFTLVPVPLFLIMGELFFHTGLAMRVFDALDLCLGRVRGRLSYMTVIGGTMFATLSGSSIANTAMLGSLMVPEMSRRGYKPAMAIGPILGTGGLAMIIPPSSLAVLLASLAKLDVGKVLIAGLLPGLILALMYIGLIWLRLRLDPEAAPGYDVAPVPLRRKIVALLRDMLPMGLVVALVIGVILGGIATPSEAAAFGVVGVATLAAVLRCLTWKALVASLRGALRVTAMAFLIIMMSATFAQILAFSGASGGLITWATSGQVSPLLLLTAMFGALLVLGMFMDQLSMMLLTVPIFFPLAIQFGFDPVWFAVIVLLGLEISLTTPPFGLLLFVMKGVAPPGTGMRTIYLAAIPFMACGFGLVLLLVAFPDIALVLVR; encoded by the coding sequence GCGGACCTAGTGGGCGCCTGGATTTTTCTCGGCGGCCCACATGGCCTCGGCCAGCTCATCGGCAATGCGATCTCTTCTGTGACCTTGTTCACCCTGGTGCCGGTACCGCTATTTCTGATCATGGGCGAGCTGTTCTTCCATACAGGTCTGGCGATGCGTGTCTTCGATGCGCTTGACCTGTGTTTGGGGCGCGTGCGCGGGCGGCTCAGTTATATGACCGTGATCGGCGGCACCATGTTCGCCACTTTGTCCGGCTCCAGCATAGCCAATACGGCCATGTTGGGCTCGCTGATGGTGCCGGAGATGAGCCGCCGTGGCTACAAGCCGGCCATGGCTATCGGGCCGATCCTTGGCACCGGCGGCCTAGCCATGATCATTCCTCCGTCGAGCCTGGCAGTATTGCTAGCCAGCCTCGCCAAGCTCGATGTCGGCAAGGTGCTGATCGCTGGCCTGCTGCCCGGTCTCATACTTGCGTTGATGTATATCGGCCTGATCTGGCTGCGCCTGCGACTCGATCCCGAGGCGGCGCCTGGTTATGACGTGGCTCCGGTGCCGCTCAGGCGCAAGATCGTCGCGCTGCTGCGAGATATGCTGCCGATGGGCTTGGTAGTGGCCCTGGTCATCGGTGTCATCCTTGGTGGCATTGCTACGCCCTCGGAGGCCGCGGCCTTTGGCGTGGTCGGGGTGGCGACCCTGGCGGCGGTGCTGCGATGCCTTACTTGGAAGGCGCTGGTGGCCAGCTTGCGCGGCGCCCTGCGGGTTACGGCAATGGCCTTTCTGATCATCATGATGTCGGCGACTTTCGCGCAGATCCTGGCCTTTTCTGGCGCCAGCGGCGGGCTCATCACCTGGGCCACTTCGGGCCAAGTCTCGCCACTCTTGTTACTAACCGCCATGTTCGGGGCGTTGCTCGTTCTTGGCATGTTCATGGACCAGCTCTCAATGATGCTGCTGACGGTGCCGATTTTCTTCCCATTGGCAATACAGTTCGGCTTCGATCCCGTATGGTTTGCTGTGATCGTGCTGCTGGGACTCGAGATCAGCCTGACGACACCACCATTCGGGCTCTTGCTGTTCGTCATGAAGGGCGTGGCACCACCCGGCACGGGCATGCGCACGATTTATCTCGCTGCCATTCCCTTCATGGCTTGCGGGTTCGGGCTGGTCTTGCTGCTGGTGGCCTTCCCAGATATTGCCCTGGTACTGGTGCGCTGA